A section of the Mycolicibacterium anyangense genome encodes:
- a CDS encoding ABC transporter ATP-binding protein, whose amino-acid sequence MTDPVIDESMAALHRDVNAAEGETLLETKDLTVKFGGLTALDSVSFAIKRGEILGLIGPNGAGKTTCFNAITGVYRPSSGSVTFDGQPLGRIKRHQITRRGIARTFQNIRLWGEMTALENVIVGTDARHKTSVPGALIRSPRHRAEERSAIEKAAALLQFVGIAHRGEEKAKNLPYGDQRRLEIARALATEPKLLCLDEPAAGFNPSEKAALIDLIRAIRDDGYTVLLIEHDMRLVMGVTDRIVVLEFGRKIADGLPAEIREDPAVIAAYLGVPDDQL is encoded by the coding sequence ATGACCGATCCGGTGATCGACGAGAGCATGGCCGCCCTGCATCGCGACGTCAACGCCGCGGAGGGTGAAACCCTGCTCGAGACCAAGGATCTCACCGTCAAGTTCGGCGGTCTGACCGCGCTGGACTCCGTCAGCTTCGCGATCAAGCGCGGCGAGATCCTCGGCCTGATCGGACCCAACGGGGCGGGCAAGACCACCTGCTTCAATGCCATCACCGGCGTCTACCGCCCGAGTTCGGGCTCGGTCACCTTCGACGGCCAGCCGCTGGGCCGCATCAAGCGCCACCAGATCACCCGCCGCGGCATCGCGCGCACCTTCCAGAACATCCGGCTGTGGGGCGAGATGACCGCTCTGGAGAACGTCATCGTCGGCACCGACGCCCGGCACAAGACCTCGGTGCCCGGTGCCCTGATCCGCAGCCCCCGGCACCGCGCCGAGGAACGCTCGGCCATCGAAAAAGCCGCAGCACTGCTGCAATTCGTCGGCATCGCCCACCGCGGCGAAGAGAAGGCCAAGAACCTGCCCTACGGCGATCAGCGACGCCTCGAGATCGCCCGTGCGCTGGCCACCGAGCCCAAGCTGCTGTGCCTGGACGAGCCTGCCGCCGGCTTCAACCCCAGCGAGAAGGCGGCCCTGATCGACCTGATCCGCGCCATTCGCGACGACGGCTACACCGTGCTGCTGATCGAGCACGACATGCGCCTGGTGATGGGCGTGACCGACCGGATCGTCGTCCTGGAGTTCGGCCGCAAGATCGCTGACGGCCTGCCCGCCGAGATCCGCGAGGACCCGGCCGTCATCGCCGCCTACCTGGGAGTCCCCGATGACCAGCTCTGA
- a CDS encoding ABC transporter ATP-binding protein: protein MTSSEDQPILLEVRDAVVHYGRIEALHGVSLQVRQGELVTLLGSNGAGKTTMMRAISGLRPLSSGSVWFEGNDISGVKAHQRAIDGLVQAPEGRGVFPGMTVLENLEMGCYGRKFATKAEHDERLDWVLQTFPRLAERRTQVGGTLSGGEQQMLAIGRALMARPRVLLLDEPSMGLAPMIISQIFKIISEINAQGTTVLLVEQNAQQALSRSDRAYILETGTVTRSGPARELLADDSIRAAYLGVA, encoded by the coding sequence ATGACCAGCTCTGAGGACCAGCCCATCCTGTTGGAAGTGCGCGACGCCGTCGTGCACTACGGCAGAATTGAAGCGCTGCACGGTGTTTCACTGCAAGTGCGGCAGGGGGAGTTGGTGACCCTGCTCGGGTCCAACGGGGCGGGCAAGACCACGATGATGCGCGCCATCTCCGGGCTGCGTCCGCTGTCGTCGGGCTCGGTGTGGTTCGAGGGCAATGACATCTCTGGCGTCAAGGCCCACCAGCGCGCCATCGACGGCTTGGTGCAGGCGCCCGAAGGCCGAGGGGTGTTCCCCGGCATGACGGTGCTGGAGAATCTCGAAATGGGCTGCTACGGGCGAAAGTTCGCCACCAAGGCCGAACACGACGAACGCCTGGACTGGGTGCTGCAGACCTTCCCGCGGCTGGCCGAACGGCGCACCCAGGTCGGTGGCACCCTCTCCGGTGGCGAGCAGCAGATGCTGGCGATCGGGCGTGCGCTGATGGCCCGACCGCGCGTTCTCCTGCTCGACGAACCGTCGATGGGCCTGGCCCCGATGATCATCTCGCAGATCTTCAAGATCATTTCCGAGATCAACGCCCAGGGCACCACGGTGCTGCTGGTAGAACAGAATGCCCAGCAGGCGCTGAGCCGGTCCGACCGCGCCTACATCCTGGAGACCGGCACCGTCACGCGCAGCGGTCCGGCCCGGGAATTGTTGGCCGACGACAGTATTCGCGCTGCCTATCTGGGTGTGGCCTAG
- a CDS encoding DUF167 domain-containing protein yields the protein MAETVVVTVKPGSAKGPLVETGADGTLTIFVRERAIEGKATDAAARLLAKHFGVPPSRVQLVSGATSRVKRFTID from the coding sequence GTGGCCGAGACCGTCGTCGTTACCGTCAAGCCCGGTAGCGCCAAGGGCCCGCTGGTCGAAACCGGCGCCGACGGGACGCTGACGATCTTCGTGCGCGAGCGCGCCATCGAGGGCAAGGCCACCGACGCTGCCGCGCGACTGCTCGCCAAGCATTTCGGGGTGCCGCCCAGCCGCGTTCAGCTCGTCTCCGGTGCCACCTCGCGGGTGAAGCGCTTCACGATCGACTGA
- a CDS encoding lipid-transfer protein has protein sequence MSASTPEPVYILGAGMHPWGKWGRDFTEYGVVAARAALAEAGLDWRQIQLVAGADTIRNGYPGFVAGATFAQKMGWNGIPITSSYAACASGSQALQSARAQILAGLCDVALVIGADTTPKGFFAPVGGERRNDPDWQRFHLIGATNTVYFALLARRRMDLYGATLEDFAAVKVKNARHGLNNPYARYRKEASVEDVLASPVVSDPLRLLDICATSDGAAALIVASKEFTEKHLGSLKGVPSVRAVSLQSPQYPQHLPELPDIATDSTAVVPGPERVFKDQILDAAYAEAGIGPEDLSLAEVYDLSTALELDWYEHLGLCAKGEAEHLLRSGATTIGGRIPVNASGGLASFGEAIPAQAIAQVCELTWQLKGQATGRQVDGATVGVTANQGLFGHGSSVIVAT, from the coding sequence ATGAGCGCTAGCACCCCGGAACCGGTGTACATCCTCGGCGCGGGTATGCACCCGTGGGGTAAGTGGGGCCGCGACTTCACCGAGTACGGTGTCGTCGCCGCCCGCGCCGCCCTGGCCGAAGCCGGATTGGACTGGCGCCAAATCCAATTGGTCGCCGGTGCCGACACCATTCGCAACGGTTACCCAGGCTTCGTCGCCGGCGCCACCTTCGCCCAGAAGATGGGCTGGAACGGCATCCCCATCACCTCCAGCTACGCCGCCTGCGCCTCGGGCTCCCAGGCCCTGCAGTCCGCCCGCGCCCAGATCCTGGCCGGGCTCTGCGATGTGGCGCTGGTGATCGGGGCCGACACCACCCCCAAGGGCTTCTTCGCCCCCGTCGGCGGGGAACGCCGCAACGACCCGGACTGGCAACGCTTCCATTTGATCGGGGCTACCAACACCGTCTACTTCGCGCTGCTGGCGCGTCGCCGGATGGACCTCTACGGCGCCACGTTGGAGGACTTCGCCGCGGTCAAGGTCAAAAACGCCCGCCACGGCCTGAACAACCCGTACGCCCGTTACCGCAAGGAAGCCAGCGTCGAGGACGTGCTGGCCAGTCCCGTGGTCTCCGACCCGCTGCGCCTGCTCGACATCTGCGCCACCTCCGACGGCGCCGCCGCCCTGATCGTGGCCAGCAAGGAGTTCACCGAAAAGCACCTGGGCTCGCTCAAGGGCGTGCCCTCGGTCCGCGCGGTCAGCCTGCAGAGCCCGCAGTACCCACAGCATCTCCCCGAATTGCCGGATATCGCCACCGATTCCACGGCCGTGGTTCCCGGCCCGGAGCGGGTCTTCAAAGACCAGATCCTCGACGCGGCCTACGCCGAAGCCGGTATCGGCCCCGAAGACCTCTCCCTCGCCGAGGTCTACGACCTGTCGACCGCACTGGAACTGGACTGGTACGAACACCTCGGACTGTGCGCCAAGGGCGAGGCCGAGCACCTGCTGCGCAGTGGCGCCACAACCATCGGCGGGCGTATCCCCGTCAACGCCTCCGGCGGCCTGGCCTCCTTCGGCGAGGCCATCCCGGCCCAGGCCATCGCCCAGGTCTGCGAACTGACCTGGCAACTCAAGGGGCAGGCCACCGGCCGACAGGTCGACGGTGCCACCGTCGGTGTGACCGCCAACCAGGGCCTGTTCGGCCACGGCTCCTCGGTCATCGTCGCCACGTAA
- a CDS encoding Zn-ribbon domain-containing OB-fold protein has translation MPASPDAPTQLPAIDGWWDYDDAGVPHLIGAKCPQCATYVFPPRANNCPNPGCASDVLEPVALSRRGTVWSYTENRYAPPPPYPAPDPFEPFAVAAVELADEGLIVLGKVVEGTLAADLKVGMAVELTTMPLYTDDDGVERLTYAWRIAQ, from the coding sequence GTGCCAGCTTCTCCAGACGCGCCCACTCAACTACCGGCCATCGATGGTTGGTGGGACTACGACGATGCCGGTGTCCCGCATCTGATCGGTGCGAAGTGTCCGCAGTGTGCGACGTACGTGTTTCCGCCCCGGGCCAATAACTGCCCGAACCCGGGGTGCGCCAGTGATGTGCTCGAACCGGTCGCGCTGTCGCGGCGGGGCACGGTATGGAGCTATACCGAGAACCGCTACGCCCCGCCACCGCCCTATCCCGCACCGGACCCGTTCGAACCATTCGCGGTGGCCGCGGTCGAGCTCGCCGACGAGGGGCTGATCGTGCTGGGCAAGGTCGTCGAGGGCACCCTGGCCGCCGATCTGAAAGTCGGGATGGCCGTGGAGCTGACCACCATGCCGCTCTATACCGATGACGACGGCGTCGAGCGCCTCACCTACGCCTGGAGGATCGCCCAATGA
- the polA gene encoding DNA polymerase I gives MLLDGNSLAYRAFYALPAENFKTKNGLTTNAVYGFTAMLINLLRDEQPSHIAAAFDVSRQTFRVDKYPEYKAGRSATPDEFRGQIDITKEVLAALGITVLAEPGFEADDIIATLATQAEQEGYRVLVVTGDRDALQLVSPDVTVLYPRKGVSDLTRFTPEAVVEKYGLTPTQYPDFAALRGDPSDNLPGIPGVGEKTAAKWIVEYGSLQGLVDNVDTVRGKVGDSLRDNLSSVVLNRELTDLVKDVPLAQTPDTLRLLPWDRDQIHRLFDDLEFRVLRDRLFDTLAAVEPEVDEGFDVRGGALEPGSVAAWLAEHAADGRRSGLAVVGTHTVYDGDATALAIAAADGDGAYIDTATLTPEDDSALGAWLADAGTPKALHEAKIGIHGLAGRGWALDGVTSDTALAAYLVRPGQRSFALDDLSLRYLRRELRADNAEQQQLSLLDDTDGVDDQAVQTAILRARAVADLADALDEELTRIDSASLLGEMELPVQSVLAGMESAGIAVDLDKLDTLQREFGDQIRQAADAAYAVIGKQINLGSPKQLQVVLFDELGMPKTKKTKTGYTTDADALQSLFDKTGHPFLEHLLAHRDSTRLKVTVDGLLKAVAADGRIHTTFNQTIAATGRLSSTEPNLQNIPIRTDAGRQIRDAFIVGNGYSELMTADYSQIEMRIMAHLSKDEGLIEAFRTGEDLHSFVASRAFEVPIDEVTPELRRRVKAMSYGLAYGLSAYGLSAQLKISTEEAKVQMDQYFARFGGIRDYLRDIVDQARKDGYTSTVLGRRRYLPELDSSNRQVREAAERAALNAPIQGSAADIIKVAMINVAQALKDAGLKTRMLLQVHDELLLEVADGERDTVEALVRDKMGAAYPLDVPLEVSVGYGRSWDAAAH, from the coding sequence ATGCTGTTGGACGGCAACTCGCTGGCCTACCGGGCGTTCTATGCGTTGCCCGCCGAGAACTTCAAGACCAAGAACGGGCTGACCACCAACGCGGTGTACGGCTTCACCGCCATGCTCATCAACCTGCTGCGCGACGAGCAGCCCAGCCACATCGCCGCCGCCTTCGACGTCTCCCGGCAGACCTTCCGGGTGGACAAGTACCCGGAATACAAGGCCGGCCGCTCGGCCACCCCCGACGAGTTCCGCGGACAGATCGACATCACCAAAGAAGTGCTGGCCGCCCTCGGCATCACCGTGCTGGCCGAACCGGGCTTCGAGGCCGACGACATCATCGCCACCCTGGCGACCCAGGCCGAGCAGGAGGGTTACCGCGTCCTGGTGGTTACCGGCGACCGCGATGCCCTGCAGTTGGTCAGCCCGGACGTCACCGTGCTCTATCCCCGCAAGGGCGTCAGCGACCTGACCCGCTTCACGCCGGAGGCGGTGGTGGAGAAGTACGGGCTCACCCCCACCCAGTACCCGGACTTCGCGGCACTGCGCGGCGACCCGAGCGACAACCTGCCCGGCATCCCCGGTGTGGGGGAGAAGACGGCCGCCAAATGGATCGTCGAGTACGGCTCGCTGCAGGGGCTGGTCGACAACGTCGACACCGTGCGGGGCAAGGTGGGCGATTCCCTGCGCGACAACCTCTCCAGCGTGGTGCTCAACCGCGAGCTCACCGATCTCGTCAAAGACGTCCCCCTGGCGCAGACCCCGGACACGCTGCGGCTGCTGCCGTGGGATCGCGACCAGATCCACCGGCTGTTCGACGACCTGGAGTTCCGGGTACTGCGGGATCGGCTCTTCGATACCCTGGCCGCCGTCGAACCCGAGGTCGACGAGGGCTTCGACGTGCGCGGCGGCGCGCTCGAGCCCGGATCGGTGGCGGCCTGGCTGGCCGAGCACGCCGCCGACGGGCGGCGCAGCGGTCTCGCCGTCGTCGGCACCCATACCGTCTACGACGGTGACGCGACCGCGCTGGCCATCGCCGCCGCCGACGGTGACGGCGCCTACATCGACACCGCGACGCTGACACCGGAGGACGACTCCGCTCTCGGCGCCTGGCTGGCCGACGCGGGCACGCCGAAGGCGTTGCACGAAGCCAAGATCGGGATCCATGGCCTGGCCGGACGCGGGTGGGCGCTGGACGGCGTCACCTCCGACACCGCGCTGGCCGCCTACCTGGTCCGGCCCGGGCAACGCAGCTTCGCCCTCGACGACCTGTCGCTGCGCTATCTGCGCCGCGAGCTGCGCGCGGACAATGCCGAGCAGCAACAACTCTCGCTGCTCGATGACACCGACGGTGTCGACGACCAAGCGGTGCAGACGGCAATCCTGCGGGCCAGAGCGGTCGCCGACCTTGCCGACGCCCTCGACGAGGAGCTCACCCGCATCGACTCCGCGTCGCTGCTCGGCGAGATGGAGCTGCCCGTTCAGTCCGTCCTGGCCGGGATGGAAAGCGCCGGCATCGCCGTCGACCTGGACAAGCTCGACACCCTGCAGCGCGAGTTCGGCGACCAGATCCGGCAGGCCGCCGACGCCGCCTACGCGGTGATCGGCAAGCAGATCAACCTCGGCTCGCCCAAGCAGCTCCAGGTGGTGTTGTTCGACGAACTGGGCATGCCCAAGACCAAGAAGACCAAGACCGGCTACACCACGGATGCCGACGCCCTGCAGTCACTGTTCGACAAGACCGGCCATCCGTTCCTGGAACACCTTTTGGCGCACCGGGACTCGACGCGTCTCAAGGTCACTGTGGACGGTCTGCTGAAGGCGGTGGCTGCCGACGGGCGCATCCACACCACGTTCAACCAGACGATCGCGGCCACCGGACGGCTGTCGTCGACCGAACCCAACCTGCAGAACATCCCGATCCGCACCGACGCCGGCCGCCAGATCCGAGACGCCTTCATCGTCGGGAACGGCTACAGCGAGCTGATGACGGCCGACTACAGCCAGATCGAGATGCGGATCATGGCGCACCTGTCCAAGGACGAGGGCCTCATCGAGGCGTTCCGCACCGGAGAGGACCTGCATTCGTTCGTGGCCTCCCGGGCGTTCGAGGTTCCCATCGACGAGGTCACCCCCGAATTGCGCAGGCGGGTCAAGGCGATGTCCTACGGCCTGGCCTACGGTCTGAGCGCCTACGGCCTGTCAGCCCAGCTGAAGATCTCGACCGAAGAGGCGAAGGTCCAGATGGACCAGTACTTCGCCCGCTTCGGCGGGATCCGCGACTATCTGCGCGACATCGTCGATCAGGCCCGCAAGGACGGCTACACCTCGACGGTGCTGGGCAGGCGCCGCTACCTGCCGGAGTTGGACAGCAGCAACCGCCAGGTCCGCGAGGCCGCCGAGCGGGCCGCGCTCAACGCCCCGATCCAGGGCAGCGCCGCCGACATCATCAAGGTTGCGATGATCAACGTCGCCCAAGCGCTCAAGGACGCCGGCCTGAAGACCCGAATGCTGCTGCAGGTCCACGACGAACTCCTGCTGGAGGTCGCCGACGGCGAACGCGACACCGTCGAGGCACTGGTACGCGACAAGA